The genomic region GAACTCCGCGTCCAGCTCCTCCAGGAGCGCGCGGTCGTCCTCCGGTTCGGCGGTGACCGTCGGTCGGTGCCCGGGTGAGGTGCCGCCCATCTCGTCCGGGTCGGTGAGCAGCCGGCGGTAGAGCGCCGAGCGGCGTTCCAGTTCCGCGTGCGTGCCGATGTCGGCGAGCCGCCCCTGGTCGAGGACGGCGATGCGGTCGGCGAGGCCGAGCGTGGACCTGCGGTGAGCTATCAGCAGGGTCGTGCGGCCCTCCATGACCTGGGCCAGGACCTCGTGGATCTCGTGTTCGACCCGGGCGTCGACGGCGGAGGTGGCGTCGTCGAGGAGCAGTAGGCGGGGGTCGGTGAGGATGGCGCGGGCGAGCGCGACGCGCTGGCGCTGTCCGCCGGAGAGGGTGAGCCCGTGCTCACCGACCTTGGTGTCGTACCCGTCGGGCAGCTCGGAGATGAAGCCGTGCGCCTGGGCGGCGCGCGCGGCGCGTTCGATCTGCTCCTGGGTGGCGCCCGGGTATCCGTACGCGATGTTGGCGCCGACGGACTCGGAGAAGAGGAAGCTGTCCTCCGGTACGAGCCCGATGGCGGCCCGCAGCGAGTCCTGGGTCAGCTCACGGACGTCGTGGCCACCGACCAGGACGGCTCCGTGAGACACGTCGTAGAAGCGGGGCAGCAGGAGCGAGACGGTGGACTTGCCGCTGCCGGAGGCTCCGACGACGGCGACGGTCTCGCCCGGTTCGATGGTGAGGGAGAAGCCGTCCAGGACCGGCCGGTCGTCGGAGTAGCCGAAGCGGACGTCGTCGAACTCGACGCTCGCGGGGGCGTCGGCCGGAAGCGTCTTGGTGCCGTCCTCCATGGAGGGCTCGGTGTCGATGAGCTCCAGGACGCGCTCCACGCCGGCGCGGGCCTGCTGGCCGACGGTCAGCACCATGGCGAGCATCCGGACCGGGCCGACGAGCTGGGCGAGATAGGTGGAGAAGGCGACGAACGTGCCGAGCGTGATCTCGCCCCGGGTGGCGAGCCAGCCGCCGAGGGCCAGCATCGCGACCTGGCCGAGCGCGGGGACGGCCTGGAGCGCCGGGGTGTAGCGGGAGTTCAGCCGGATGGTGCGCAGACGGCCCGCGAAGAGCCTGCGGCTGACCTCGCGGAGCTTGCCGGTCTCCTGCTCCTCCTGGCCGAACCCCTTGACGACCCGGACGCCCGAGACGGCGCCGTCGACCACTCCGGCGACGGCGGCGGCCTGGCTCTGGGCGTACCAGGTGGCCGGGAAGAGGCGCGCCTTGGAGCGGCGGGCGATGAACCACAGCGCGGGGGCGACGGCGAGGGCGACGAGGGTCAGGGGCAGCGAGAGCCACGCCATGATCACCAGGGAGATGAGGAAGAGCAGGATGTTCCCGATGGTCATCGGGAGCATGAAGAGGAGGCTCTGGATCAGTTGCAGGTCGCTGGTGGCCCGCCCGACGACCTGCCCGGTGGAGAGCTCGTCCTGCCGCTTCCCGTCGAGCCGGGTGAGGGTGCCGTACATCTCGGTCCGCAGGTCGTGCTGGACGTCCAGGGCGAGCCGCCCGCCGTAGTAGCGGCGGACGAAGGTGGAGATGTAGACGAGGAGGGCCGCCCCGATGAGCAGGCCCGTCCACACGCCGAGGGAACGGGTGTGGCTGCCGACGACGTCGTCGATGATCACCTTGGTGATGAGGGGGACGACCGCCATCACGGCCATGCCCGCGAGCGACGAGCCCAGCGCCAGCACGACGTTGCGCCGGTAGCGCCAGGCGTATCCGCTCAGCCGCCGGCCCCACCCCTGTGTCCCGGGGTCCTGTGTCCCGGGGTCCTGCGTCTCCGCGCCCTGTTTCTCCGCGCCCACGCGTGCCTCCTGTGTCGCCCCGTCGCCCCGCCTGGGCCTACCGCAAGACTCCAACGCGGTCGGCCGAAGATTTCATCCTCCCGCAACAATTCTCGGCCGATGGGCGTATCCGGGGGCCGATGGTCCTAGGACTCGGGCGGCAGCGGCGGCGGGGCGCTCAGCGGGTGGCGGGCCCGATGTCCTTGTGGACGGCCTTGGAGACGGCCTGAATCGTGTCGATGCCGTCCTCCATCGTCTTGTTGTCCTGCGTGAGCACGGTGATCACGTAGTCGTGGCCCTTGCCGCTGAACGCGCCGACGCTGTGCACGCGCCAGCCGTGGGTGGACCGCTCCAGCCAGCCGTTCTTGAGCTGGACCGTCGCGTCGCCGGGGGCACCGGCCGGAACGCCCCAGCGCTGTTCCGGCACGACCTCGCGCATCCGGTCCAGGACGAAGGTCCGCGAGCTGTCGTCGAGGACCTTGTTCCTGGCCGTCACCAACGTCAGCAGACGCTGTTCGTCGTGAGCGGTGATCTGGGTCAGCCCCCATGCGCCCTTGGCGTCCAGTGCCGTACGGGTCATTCCCGCCGCCTTGAGGAATCCCTTGACCTTCGCGGGGCCGAGCTTGTCCCACAGCTCAGTGGTCGCGTCGTTGTCCGACTCGGTGATCATGGCTGTGGAGAGCTTGCTCTCGTGCGGGGTGAGCCGCCGGTCCGTCTTCTGCGCGTCCCAGAGCAGGGCGGCGAGGACCGTGACCTTGACCACGCTCGCCGAGTCCACCTGCTGGGCGGGCCGCAGTGTGCAGCTCGTGTGCGTCCGGTGGTCCTGCACCGCCAGGGCGGTGGTGGACCTGTGCCCCTTGAGGGCCGCGGTGATGTCCTTGGACATCTTCGCGGCGAGCCCGGCCCGGTCCGACTCGCAGGAGACGGCGGGTGCCGGAGCCGCGGCGGCGGGCGACGCGACGGCCGCCGGGGCGAGAGCGCCACCGATCAGGGCGGCGCCGAGCGCGGCGCGGGCGTACCGGGTCATCCTCTGGTGAGTCATACCGTCCTCCGCACTGTCTCGTCGGTCTCCCCTGCGGAGCACCCGGACATGATGCGCGGAACGGACAGAACGGGCTATGGCCTGGGACACAGGCGGGCGGGCGCGCCCCCGCTCCGGTCCCGCGCCGCAAGACCTCCGGGCGGGCCCCGGTGACCGACGCCACGCCGCTCTCCCCCTCCGGTCCCGGCGCCGGGACCGGAGGGGGCCGGGCTCAGAGGTGCGTCGGCTCGAACATCTTCAGCAGCGCGGGGAGCACGACGACCGCGGGCCCCGGGGCGGCCAGGGCCTTGCCGAGGTCGGCGGCCAGG from Streptomyces sp. QL37 harbors:
- a CDS encoding serine hydrolase; this encodes MTHQRMTRYARAALGAALIGGALAPAAVASPAAAAPAPAVSCESDRAGLAAKMSKDITAALKGHRSTTALAVQDHRTHTSCTLRPAQQVDSASVVKVTVLAALLWDAQKTDRRLTPHESKLSTAMITESDNDATTELWDKLGPAKVKGFLKAAGMTRTALDAKGAWGLTQITAHDEQRLLTLVTARNKVLDDSSRTFVLDRMREVVPEQRWGVPAGAPGDATVQLKNGWLERSTHGWRVHSVGAFSGKGHDYVITVLTQDNKTMEDGIDTIQAVSKAVHKDIGPATR